The sequence AGGTGCAGTGCCTGGAAGAATGTGCCTTCAGCCTTCATTGAAGTCTTCTATTAGAAGCCATTCGGTGGCGTGCCTCATGGGCCACAAATCTTTATCCATGTGTTGCAAGTCAGATTTTTTGAGTGTAATTGATCCATTTCAAATTATTATTTGCTTATTCaacaatttttttgaattttgaaatgcgGTTTAAATAAtacttataaatttattttttttaaagtctAAATTTAATTTGACCCTCTTTTGGAAGATACACAAtgctaataaatataaaatgattttttttaatcttatatCGAACATCTTTAATAAATTACTAGTTGATAGGTACTTAGAtatttaagaaaataaataatacattCGAGATGAGAAAATAAGATCATCCTTggtaagaaaaaaatatagaacatTATCTTTGTACGTGAAATAGTGGGGGAAAATTAAAAAGGTAAAAAGAATGATGAAACTATTAATTGGGTAAgttaattaaagaggaaaaagtGTAGGTTTCATATATACGTGGATGTAGCAACTGCAGTTAAACACAATGAAATTTGTAAAGAATGAATGATTAAAATAAGGCTAGGCTGCTTGACAGACCACCTGAGTACAGTATTAACAGACGTACGCAAAACAAGAATATACAAACAGAGAccaaaactaaaattaaacaaaatataatgtAAATGAATACATCATATCCTAATAAGATCTATTAGGAAAACTATTTATCATCACCAGTTAAACATATGTTAGCTTCTaattaatttccttttatttaagacaactcaagaaaagagaagaagagatatAAGTGAATGTTATGCgtaaaattagttactaaaagAAATTTGTAAATGCAATGGATGATTCCAATGGAAGAGGAGGCATGCGAGAGAATTGAAGATACGAGAGGAACAAAACAGCaagaaaaacatagaaaagtaaaTTTGGGTCTGCTGTGTATGGAGATAATGGAAGATGTGTTATTATGGTTATAGAAGTTACAAAGCTGGTTTGCATGTTAGTGGAAAGTTAATAGAATTAACAACACTGTTTTCATTTAAGTGGGAATTTATTcgattttttaaaacaaattttatcTATGTTTTGTCCATATAGTTTGCTTTATTAAATTGGTTATCGTTGGgttaatatacaaaaaaaaaaatgtgaTGCAGTTTTAGTCATGGTCAACTCTCTGTATTGGCTTTATGTATTGCGATAGATAAGGAATTTAATATTGTTGTAttagttaaataattaaaaaacgtAATTATAAGTGATGTAATTAtgttggtaattttttaatttttaaattataacaaCATTTAACTcttattatataataaataacCTTTGATTTGAAGATAAGACAAATACTTATCTAAGAAATTAAATTCGGGTAATAACTACTATAGATTTAACTCGTCGTACCAATATGCTCATATTTTGGGAATCATTAGGTGTCCGACAGTATAGATTTAACTTTTTGAGCTTTGACACTCACAATACTCGTGGGTTTGGTTTACACCTATTTGGTTTGTATGTTTATTGTTTTTACTATTTAGAGAAAATAACTTCAGTCATAAATTTTGTTATATCGtcgttttttttttcatacttaTGGGACACAAAATGTTAATATTAGTTTGCGTAAGTTGCGCAGGTtgtaattttgttaatttttatttatttgcaagTGAATATTATAAATTATCAACAATTTTTTTTAGcttcttatttttaaatttttagttattttgttAAGATcgtatattttaaattttgagtgATCTATATAAACagttactttttaaaattttaaagacacTTTGTAACTATGTTCGACATTTAATTTTGAAGGTTGTTTACCTAATTTAAACATTTAATTTAGAAGTATCTATATCAATTGCTAGTTTTCCAAAATTGAAATCATAGTTATATTTTATTCTTAGTACAATAATATTACTCTATTATTAAAAAGAGGATAAAATTTAGATCTTCGGAAAAACTTGGTTCTGGATTAACATGCTTTGAATAACCTATTATGATTATTAAATTTATCATTGTTATGATTATTATGATTAATATTACATACAAATacgattgttattattattattataactatAGCTGCGAAGacgttaaaaaaaaattcattatttgtttgtttgtttcatGTACGCTAAATATCAACAAACAATGCTATCCTTGTTTTttctaatattaattataaatcaTATATCCAGAAAAGACAAAAACCTAATCATGTTCATTATACTAACACATTCTAGATTATTAAATATCAAACAGGCATATTATCTTAACCTTTGATGAAATTTTCTGCAGCAGCTGTAGCCCTCTCTTTACACACTGCTTAGCTGCGATCCCTAACCAAGAATGTTAAAAAATTTATGTTCCATTTGAAGTCTTGACAATACTGTCTGGTGGAGGAATTTTTTAAACCAATTTTCTTGTTATTATCAACCCTATTAATAACTCTAGAAAAGGACAAACAGAAAAATGACCGTCTTTTGACAACATAAACGCCAAACACCAAACACCAAACCGCATGAAGAATGACCCATGGACCATGTCCGCACCCTCTCCATTCAAATTTTACACTGCGTCATGACATCAGTTCCCGAGGGACTTAATTAAATTCCATAATCAATGCATTAATGTCCATAATCCGTTTTCACAAATCACAACCTACCCAAAACACTTTCTAGTTTCTACCCTTTCGGCTACCACATTTACGATAGAAACATTGTGTGCTCCTCGATTTACTCCGTATTAAATGTTACACTTATATCTCCAAAAAAATTGCAACCACACGTGGAAAGACATGCACTAAGTTTAACTTCAATTGCATGCAATGCACTGTGATTTAGAACAAATTAACGCCAAGCTTTATGACTATTTATGCAATGAAAATCATATCTCATATTCGAAGCTGCGTGTAACGATATTTTGCAAAAAAAATTTTGTGCCAAGCCTTGTAAACCACGCATACAGAAATAGAGTGTAAGTATTGCATAATAACGTAATAAGAAGATAAACGTTAGCGTCACGAGCCAAAAAGATGCATAATAAACCCTTCACCACAAACCCTGAAACCGTAAACCATGAACCCTAACCAACAAACCCGAAACCCCAGAAACAGCAAACCGTCCGCCCAAGACCTAAGAGGAAACATTATCCACGGCCGTGCAACGTGTCCCAAGATGCCAGCCGCGCCCTAAGCCGAGCGTTCTCGGCCTCCAGTTCAGCGACACGCGAGTCGACGGACAGACCAGATATCCGCTCAAACTCCAGAAGACGTTCCCTGCAACTCTGAGCCACGTAGAAATTGTAGTCGATGATCTCCTTTCCAGACTCTCCAACAACAGCTTGCAGGGATGATAAAGCGGCATCTTGCCTGGCCAGGCGTTCATCGGCTAAGAACCTGCCGTAGGCCACAAAGTTGACTCCGTTCGGTCGGCCCCCCACATGCACCACAAACCCATAGTAGCGGTCGCCCTGGACGTATACGCATTCGCGGGGCTCAAACACTGGAGGCTCTGTTTTAAGGGCGTCACATGCCTTGCGCAGCATCTCTTCAAGGTCCTCCATGATGACAAACTGGTCAGGATTCACCGTGGGGACAACCTCTAGACTTTCAAACCCAGGAAAAACAATAACAATGAGTAAACGTAAAGGATAACCGGGAAAAAAGAAAGTGTGAAACCGCCTACCGTCGTCGTGGAGAGGGGAGCCAGGGCGACCTCCTCTGGAAGAACCACTTCCATCGCCAACGCGTAGGCTCGACATTGTTCCAACCCAATGAACAGCGATTCGGTCACAAATGGATGTAACAACCTTCAAACTTATAAACAAAATCCTCAGCGAAGTAATCTCAAACATgaaacttatttatatttatatatgacaTGCCTCATCACATTCTCCAATCCAATTATGTATGCGCAGTTATCTCACTGGACAGTCACACCGCTTCCCCAGGGCTTTAAATTCGATAATAAATGCATTCAGCTCACCTATCCGTTTTTTCCACCCTCCACCATATGTTCAACGCTTTTTCATTTTCACATTAAACGCGTCACATAATCTTCTCTCTATGGGATATACTAAACAAACTTCAAAAACACGAACTTCACATCCATGATATTAAACGACCCTAAACTATGCAGATTACATAAAAAATGATTATTTTAACTATTCATATACTTAAAACGGCTAAGTATCTCCCCGAACCTTTCACATTCTCCTGACTGCACGTGGAATAACGTATACTACTAGAGGTCTAGAAAAATATAGCTAAGTTACAACATTTTGTGTCACAGCGTCTGAACAATGTATTATAATAACATTAatagagtaaatttaattaggaGAGTGCTAGGGGAACATTGTGGAAAACTCTTCTTAGTCATCTATTCTTTTCCAATAATTAATACCATTCCCTATACAGTTTTTCAATGTTCACCATAATATAGTTACGTTAACTCTCCTGTTTGGATACGCATGCATTATTGAGAACGTATCTGCTACACTCAAGTTAAGGTTTCCAACAGGGTCGGTGGACTTATAAATATGGAGGCTACACTCCTATGCCTCACTCCAAACCCCATACTCTAAACACGTATCCCCATCCCCATCGAAATAGGAACCAACAGGAACAAACTGAAAATGACAATCGACTGTTCCTCAAAAATCGCTTTCATTCCCAACGACATCTGGGTAGCAATTACCAGTAAGGTTGCGTCAGCCTCCATTCGCGACCTGTACAGTCTCAGAATGACCTGTAAGGCTGCACGCGATGCAGGAGAGGCCGATATTGTTCACCGGAGTGTTTCCATCCCACCACCGCATGCCACGCCGTGGTGGTGGTGCCTCAGCCCGGAGGCCAAGAGATTCTTTGATCGATGCATGGCAGCTGGCCATCCAGAGCTTCTGTTTCGGGAGGCACTTCGGGAACTCTTCATCAGACGTAACGAAAACGTTGGCCTCCAGATGCTGAATAGTGCAGCAAGTACAGGCCATGCAGCAGCCAAATACGCATTGACCATGACCTTGCTGCTTCGCACGGACGACAACGACGAAAAACAAAAAGGGCTGGAACTGTATCGCGAGCTTGATGCAACTGGTTCACTCGTTGAGGGTAAGGCAAGGTGCTTTTCAATTCTGACAATTTCGTGGCCGGGTGAGGTCCAAATGCCCCGTATAGAAGAACAACACACCGTATGTGCCTCACCTAGGTGCTCTACCAGGGGCCACATGCCTCTTCTCTATGACTATCGCAAACGTGCAGCAGAGCGAAACTCCGTCCATGCTTTCGGAGGGGCCGCTCATATCCCATGCATCCAGTGTCGCGCGGACTACGACCTGCAAGCCTTCGTCAACCTCCCATGAGTTAATACAATTTAATTACAACATGTTTATTAAACGTTAAATAAATGAGTCGACACAATTGTATTACATACTTCTTTTATATTTCATTTCTTATAATTaacttttgaattttatttctgatttaataatattttatttcaacCGGAGCCCTGTCCTTCGCCAAACCAAAAGTTAGGCCACTTTATGCTCCTTGCAAGACGACACATGTGAGCCCCACAGCCGATAAATTTCCAACCGTTGTAAACATAGTAACagttgcagaatttcaatttGATGCTCAAATCACAGGAGCCAACCTCGCTGCCTTTAAAAACCACCAAAACCAACATCCCATCTTAAACATACTCAACACAAGTCTCCCTTGTAATCTCAACATGGTCCGTGCCAAGAAGAAATACTATGTTGTTTTCCTAGGGAGGGTCCCTGGTATCTATAGTTCCTGGCCGGCCTGTCATAGCCAAGTTAACGAATTTAGCGGCAACCTCCATAAGTCTTACGAAACCTTCGATGAAGCTCGTATGGCCTTCGAACAATTCATATCTACCAGAAGATTACAGACTCAGCTCACCAACAGTGGTCCTCTAGTGCATCAAATTCATGCAACATCCATTCACCTCAACCCATCACCGAATCCTGACCAACTAATCCCTTTCGACGAAGGCATACATGAGCAACGTCAAATTGAAGGAGGGGACAGCCACTCAACTGTCCATCAAACCAACCGATCCAACCAGAGGCGCCGGCAACAAAATCCCTACCCGTGTATCCTATTTATCTTCGTTACCATCTTCGTCCTATACTTAACTCTGGTTAGGAAGTAGGCTCCTCTTAACCTTAGTTATAATAGCACCTACCACCATGTGTTACCTGCTTTGTAGCAGTCTAACTTTTCACTGTCTTCCGTGTTTTACTTTTTAACGTATATTCTATTGTATTAGATATTAATTAGTCTAATGTTCACTTCACGCATAACATCAGCTTATTATTCCAGCATAACTGTTATTAACTCAGCGAAGTATAATTATTCATACGTTATTTTAGCACTTTAATCCGTGAATCCATTTACCCTCCTCCTCTGTTTACTACATCTGAACACATACGGTACATTCAGGCTAAGATTTTTGGATAAAGACAATTTTAATGCGAAATGCGATAATTTTTGTTCATTTTGATATTTTACATTCCTGTTATGATAGTTCATCACGTTACTGaggtaattttttataatataaaaagacAAGACGTCtttgaataattaattttttttataaagggACAAAACGTCATACacgttttgtaaaaaaaaaaaacatttgttTTTACCCTAAACAAAATAACTACCCCAATGTAAGTCACAAGCAAAAACCACAAGGATCTTAAGATCTGCTTCCTTTGGGGATTGAGAATGACACACATTTAATTAACGATAATAATTTGACGAAACACATACAGCTACAAAAATTCATTATAAACTGAAAACTGATATAGGAAATACAAAATGCATACAAAATAATGCAATTGTACAATGCAGCGATGCAAGTAAGCCAAAAAAACTACTAAATTCTGTACCGACTCTCTAAGCCCTACAAATAATAAGCAGAGATTATTATCTGCATAATAAAATGAACACAGCAAAACGATAAACAACTTCCGTGGCAAACATAATTGATTCACTTGCTAAACCAGACATGAAAATGTATAGCATAGAGTACATTAAGAAGTTTAATTCATCTTTCAGCCCTACTAGGAAGTAGAAAACGAGACTTGATGAAATGGACATGAGGAAAAGTAAACGCATGATAAGATTTGTCCAAGTTAGAATACTAGTGCACTTCAATGATGCTTAGATTATTGACATTCATGCATCCGATTGAGACTgtatttcttccttgaagcaaATTCTAAATACATATAAATTCTTTACAACCCGGTTGTTACATTTATAGGAAACAGCGGCTTCTTTTATGTATTCAACATTCTGTGATGAATTGGAGAACTACTTTCAGCCACCACCTGTCATGCAAGTGACAAATTTGAGTTGGAAGTGTTAAAAATTAAGTCAAGTTTGGAAATCTAAAAAAATATCAACCCAACAGAACAATACAGAACATAAAGTTGGCAAAAACAAAGTACAAAACAGCTAAAGTGGTTCATcgtcttttctattttcttcatCAAATGagaacaaaaatatttaaagGGACAATAGAAAGTCAAGCGAGCCTCTTTAAacgattaaaaaaaatatttaaaatttcaatACAAGGGAAGGAGAAACAGTGTCAGAACAATGGGAAAAAcaacaaacaaaaacaagaacaaaacagAAGCATAACTGAACCGGATAAGCTTAGCAGACAAACATGGGTTCCAGCCAAGAGAGCAAACCGTGTCTTTTCCTTCCACTAAACAAAGCACAAAACCCATGTGTTGTTTTACATAGCAAAACGGAAAGAACCGAACCTGCACCTTCCAACAATGTAAAAGAACAGAAACCACCGAACCTATGTTACATACTAAAACTGAAGAACCCAGCCAAAACAATGCAGAAAGATGCAACATTAGTCTTATGCTAATAAAGCTTTCAGTGCAAATAACATAGAAGAACAGAACAAAAAATTGCGCCACAACAAGATACACAATCTAAAGAAATGTAGAGTAACGTTAAATTCACAAAACACAATCACGTGTACGGCATGTCATGCTTTTAAATTCATAAGGTAGCAAAACTGAAACAAGATGTCAACAACATATATGTACCTCTCCAACAAAATACCCTTTTCATGTTGCGCAGAATGTGTCTCCCGTTTGTCAAATTTGGTCACTTTAGGTTGCTTCACGTGTCCCTCCCTCCTGACGAAAACATGATTTCTAGCCAAAGACCAAGGTACATGTCGGCATAACCTTTGTGTTCTTCCACGTCTGTTCCAATGTGCGCTCGCATCCTTTTCTTATCCCCCCTTGTAGGCCTCGTCCTCAGGAAGTCAGCAACAAAGACGTGCACATTAACAAAAAGCTACtgcattttttatttctattgcgtAATTATTCGACGAAAAAAGAGGTTATAAATCATATCAGTTTCAATTTCCTGCATTCCTATTGGATATCGTGCTAACAACAATCATTATAGACCGTGTTGCCAACATCACGAGGTACCAATCGAATTTCTtaaaacagaaattttcgaatagACTACGGGAACAAATATTGTTAGAGCTACCAGCCGGGATGAAATAGAAGTAAAATGGAGCAAGAAAAAATATGATAGTGTTTGAATAAACGAAGCCTGAGACAGAGTTGTATAGTTATCGGAACTAAAGCAAGAGTTTCTGGTGGCATTTAAGTACAAAGGAGAATCCAAAGTTAAAACCACGGAAATTCGTTCGAACAAACGCTAAAATCTTCTCACTACCTCCATTTTACTTCTACTCCATCCCCAGCTGGTAGCTCCAACAATATTCAAGTTTTCAAATTACATTACCATAATTCTTTAATCTCTAACTGGCAGAATAAGCCATAACCAAAAAGCCAGCAACTTCTGATGCAACATGAAACAAACCGAATCATCAACTTATTCACCATTTTTGGGGACCAAACAACTATTTGTGAACTTATTTAGCAGTACTAATCCCttgcttaattaattatttaatagttGTAAGGCAATCATCAActgattaaaaaatataaatgccACAAGGACAAACTTCAACGTCACTCAAGTCGCCAATTGATACACACTAACTGAATGGCCTATGGCAGAACAATATTGGTTTTGCATTCAGATCTCTCATCCCATACATTCCGGCAGTATTCTATaaccaaaaaattatataaaacaaATTCAAGGAACGAATAACCTCTTTCATAACCAAAATTAGAACATCAGGATCTCCGAACACTGGTGGTTATACTTACAGTTTTTCCAAGGTCTAGGTGTGCTTCCTACGTTTGTCCCACCACACTGCAGACTCGATCGGTAATCGCTGACGTAAACACTCAGGATTTCATCCACCTAATACAACCGACTTTCAGATCCGTCGGAAGGCATCTCTCTCAGCCTCTATCAAACAGATTTCAGATTAACCAAATTTAGACGAAGTTTGACATCAACAAAGAAAAATATCACAAACCTGAATGGGAGAAGATGGGCCCCACCACTTACTTAGCAAACAACAAGAGCAACCCATTTCTATCCCTATGATGCATGCAGCTGGAACTACTAGATCTGCGACGTATTAAGTTTCAATTACAAACACTGGTAATGACAATCAATCGGctatttgaaataagataaaatgACACATTCAAAGAAATGCaaaatttcaaaaacaaggaTATCAATAACTATTACCAGGAAATTCAAAGAAAACTACACTGCATTacacaccaaagaaaagaaatcgTTCAAATTAATACCTAAGTTGGAGCCTCCATATCTGGACTCGAAGGGGTTCGGTTCGCCGGTTTGCCACTGTTGGGAGGGGATGGTCCACGCTGCTCCATGGCTCTCCGGCGCTGCTTGGAAGCGGTTCTTCAACGGGACTCGCATGCGGTTAGGGGGCGTTGGTTCCTGGGACTGGGAGTGGCTGTGAGGTGCTGCGCTAGGTTACCACTGATGATATTCAGGTAATCAAATGGGGGTGGGACATGGTTTTTGACCCTAAACCCGATCCAACATAAACAATCAGGCCCATGTTAGTCCACAAAAAAACCAACTCCACTACCGCGCTGGCTTAATAGTTGCGGCTCCATAATTTAACAACACACCACAGCTGCCTCCACTCTCAACAAGTACTCCTGTAGCTTTTGCTTGTCACCTTTTCAATAAGTTTTGGGAACACCTTACACCCTTTTTCTATGATTCTACACCATAATAATCCTAATAAATCTGCACCCTCAACATTTTTAATGATATATCTCAAGGGTACTGCACCCTGGATCATCAAAGAACCAAAAAAGTGGACTAGAGCATTGGAAAGCCTTCTTAATATTTAAGGAAGTATAGTATAATATAATAAGACTCTAGAACTGTCTTTATTCTTGAACATGAATGAATGTTGACTTGTAATTCTTTTACTTACAATGCTAAAATTAAAGTAATCAATATCTTAAAAGCATATtagaaatatatataaaaataattttcaatgaaaattttcttttattagttttttaacaTAGCGTAAGACCCATACTTCTAATAGTTATCATCTAGAGTTGAAGCTAGCTAGGTTGtgcaaattataaaaaaaattggctACTCCTGTAACAGAGGGTGAGAATAAATATTACTAAGGTCAACTCCCAAGTTATGGGTGGCTTTGTGGGTACGATGTAATTGCAAGCTTCaagaaattaattattaaatatatttaatacaaaacacattgaatataaatttttattgagtttaaattttaaataatttttaattgaatttcaaatatttttatattaaagagTTTGAATATTTTAACATCATCTTTTTcgtatttttttaattgagtctttgatTTTTTAAGTGATAAACCTTATTTATAATTAAGAGTAATGTTTTAACACCACCATTTAATCACACATATAAAAATACCAGAACAATTTTATTGTCATAATTATAATCTAACTTTATAAGTAATACAATACAATGAaactatatataaataatataactAAATTTTATCTACATCTATAGTCAcatttcataaataatataatcaaattatatttatgtttataattaaaatatgattttttttaaaagattatttacataaaaaaatatatcacattcatTATATACGGTAAttctataaataattatatacggTAAACACcatgaaaattattttaatcatatataattattttaaacCATGAAAACAccgtttatttttaattatatataattaaaaaataattaaataaatatattcgataaaaaattaatattattaaaaaataaaatttatttaaaaataaaattaaaaatcatgttttttttcttttttctaaaatttatcTACGAATAATTTTTCTAAAGAGATAATACTTATTGGTCTTTGAAATTATGTTCGCatttcaatctaatttcaaaaatttcgatTTACTCAATTTAGTCTTCCAACTTAATTGTTATGACTCACATTGGTTCCTGATCTTATTTTTGTCACTGTCTCACAAAATCGTTAACGACATGCTGAGATAGACTAACGACTGCTACATTATACATTCTAGTGACTATTTGATGtgacaattgaaattttttttacctaaattttttttcaactaaacacttaaaaccctaatatgagtcacggatacc is a genomic window of Arachis ipaensis cultivar K30076 chromosome B06, Araip1.1, whole genome shotgun sequence containing:
- the LOC107647646 gene encoding putative F-box protein At1g67623, whose product is MTIDCSSKIAFIPNDIWVAITSKVASASIRDLYSLRMTCKAARDAGEADIVHRSVSIPPPHATPWWWCLSPEAKRFFDRCMAAGHPELLFREALRELFIRRNENVGLQMLNSAASTGHAAAKYALTMTLLLRTDDNDEKQKGLELYRELDATGSLVEGKARCFSILTISWPGEVQMPRIEEQHTVCASPRCSTRGHMPLLYDYRKRAAERNSVHAFGGAAHIPCIQCRADYDLQAFVNLP